The DNA region GAGTTCTGGTCAGGCAACTCATTCGAAAGTTTTGAAGACTGTGAAAACCGATTAAATCAACTCATCGAGAAACACAATCAACAACCCACCAGTGATATAAAAATAGCATCAACCCTGTCTACGGAGACTAACACGAACGTGAAGATGCCTGACTCGATAGTTTTATCATTGCTTCGGTATGATTTTACAACCGAAGTATTGGGTGAAACCTTTAACGGAAGTACTCAGGTATATTTCTAGATATCGTTACCGAGGCGTCGTTAAAAAGCGCCTCATCACAATATCGGTTTGTCGATCGCTTCCGAGAACGAAGGTATGTTTACCGACGGCCTCAAAATCGAATTTTTGGTAGAACTTAATGGCGCGCGGATTTTCTTCCCAGACACCCAACCAAACAAGATCACAGCCTTGCTCAGCTAGGTGATTCAAACATTCTTGCATCAGTGTTTGAGCGATACCCTTTCCATGGAAGTTTTGATCGATATATAATCGATGAATCTCTCCCGGCTGAGTTGCCACAATGCAGGCTGGCGAAGTACTTTCTCTCAGTTGTGCATAACCGATTAATTGGTTTTGACTTTCCACCACCAAAGTAATGCGACTCGGATCAGAAATCTCTTGCCTCTGAATCTTCTCGCCATAGTTAGTACGACAGTGGACGTCCATATCTTCTGGCGTATTGGTACTCGCAAACGTTGCTCGAAAGGTTCTTTCGGCTAAAGTGGCTAATTCAGCCGCATCAGCAAGAGTTGAAGCTCTTATATTCATCGTTATTGCTCCAATAAACTATTATTCTGTCCGCTTTAAAGGTATAACTTTCTTATCCTCAGCATATACTGACCACACTGGCGTAGCAATGCTCAGCATAAGGAGTGTTACATGGCGACCCAACTCAAGGCAAAAGAACACGATATTGGCGGGCTTATCGTCAAAAGGCTCTTACCTCAAAAAGACCAACGCATGGTGGGCCCATTTATTTTCTTTGACCAAATGGGACCCGGCGAATTTCTCGCTGGCCAAGGCATTAATGTCAGGCCACACCCGCATATTGGGTTATCGACGCTGACCTATTTATTCGAAGGCAGTATTTTACACCGTGATTCTCTGGGTAATAACCTTGAAATACATCCCGGTGATGTCAACTGGATGACGGCAGGTAAAGGTATTGTTCACTCTGAGCGAGAAACCTTTGAAGTTCGCGCTAATCCGCACTCAATCAGTGGCCTGCAATGCTGGATCGCTTTACCTGAATCATTAGCCGAGTTAGTGCCCTCTTTCGTGCATGTTAAAAAGCACAACTTACCCACCATTATTCACGAAAATATTATGATGCGGCTGATCGTCGGCGAAGCCTACGGTGTAAGTTCGCCAGTTAAGACCTACACCCCGATGTTTTATCTCGATATTGTTGCCGGTGAAGGCAGCGTAATACAGCAACCCAACGCTTCGCAAGAAACCGCTCTTTTTATTGTGAGTGGCAAGCTTAAAATCGACACTCAGATCTTCGGCCCAGGAGACTTCGTATTACTCAATGAAAAGGACAGCCTAGAGCAAGTCGAATGCGGTCGCTTTATTATGCTTGGAGGTGATCGCTTTGATAAAACACCTTATGTCTTTTGGAACTTCGTTTCATTTAGCAAAGAGCGCATAGAACAAGCGAAAGAAGACTGGAAAAATGGACGCTTCCCTAAGATTCCCGGCGATGATAAAGAGTTTATTGAGCTCGAATAATACTAAGTAATATTGATACTAAGAGATGTTAATGCTAAGAGCATATTGATATTAAGTATAAAGTTGGAATAAAAGCGAGCGTTAATTTTTGCTCGCTTTTTTCATGTCACCTTTGACTAGGACCATTAATATACGCATTAAACAGTAGTTTTAACTTAAGAATATCCAGTAAATAAGTAACAAGTACAAGCTGTATTGAACCACATAATATAAGGGTACATTAAACGCCTTTAACTTCTTTCCAAGCAACCGAACTTTGTATATTCCGCCAAAAAGTTTATTTAACAGGCCTACTTTATCGCCTTTCATATTCTTTGAAGCAGTCGAGGCTAATAGCGTGTAAGACATAAACGTATTGAGCCAATCAATCAAGAAAAAGCTTACTGGTCTCTTCACGTCGAGAAATAGAATGATTCTATTTTGATCGGTGTTATTCTCGGCATGATGAAGATAGGTTTCGTCAAACATGACGGCCTCACCATCTTTCCAAAAATATTTTTCACCATCAACTTTGATATAACAATCTTCTGAATTCGGCGTTGAGAGGCCCAAGTGATAACGAAGTGAACCCGCGTAGGGATCACGATGTCGAACCAAGCAAGCGCCCGGTGGCAGCATCGCAAACATAGCGCCCTTGACGGTTGGAATGGTTGAAAGTAGCTCTACTGTTTTTGGGCATAGCTGCTTAGCAGATTTTAAATCAGAGCCGTACCATTTTATATAAAAGCGCTTCCAGCCGGTCTTAAAAAAGGAGTTAAAGCCTATGTCATCTAAATCATCCGATGCTTTAATTCTCGACTCACTGGTTAATTGTAACGCCTCGTCGCGTATCAGCTCCCAATGATCTTCGAGCACTTTTAGCTGTGCGAAATCTTGAGTATTTAAAAAAGGAGTATTTTTAACCGAAGAAAAAAGATAAAACAGACAGTTTATCGGACCGAGAATATTAGAATGATCTCTCACCTTAAACAGAAGGCTTTCGTGTTTAACTTTACCGCGGTTTTGAATATAGATCCCGCAGATGACAAAAATGACTAAAACGGTAATACCCAAGGTCTTGTCCTAGTGACGTTCGAGCTAAATAATATGAGATATTGCTAATATTACTTGGCTCTCTCCTCATTGTCACTCACTAGTTAGTACAGCTATTAGAATATGGTTAGAATGAGTAAGTCCGCTAAAAAACCGAGTTTATTAACCAATATGAATCATTGATAACCTTCAACGACATTGATAGGGTCACAGGTGAACTTATAAGCTCTAAATGGAACAATATAAGGTCTAAATCGAAAAATTGACATTAAGGAATACATTGCATGAGAGCCTTAACTGCCTACCTAAGAGCAGAACAGCTTGTAATTCACACGTCTTCTTCAACAGAAGCTGGCTTTTGGGTCGCTTGCAACCCTGTTATTGTGACAACTATAGATGAGGCTCCTGAAGTTATTGGCCATATTGCTAAGTATATGCTTCCGTACTCGAGAACGAATATTAGGACTCCGCCCCCAAATGAAATGAATGCAACAAGTGTTTTGAAAGCGGCTGGCGTTAAAACTTGGGCTTCTCTCTCAAAAAATGCGTTATGCGTATCTATAGAAGAAAATGGAGCGCAAATTACATTTGTTCCTGCTAGAAACGTTAGTGCTCGACTAGGTTTCGAAGAGCTCACTGAGAAAGCTTTTTCATTACTCTCACCGAGTGCTCAAGCGTTAGGAAAGGCTTTATTAGACGCCTTTGATCTTGCAGAATAGCCTCACTTTTTAGCTCCGCATACGCTGCAACAATGTTTGAAAGCAAGCAATATTATTAATAATATGAAAATAATGGCTGTCCCAGATTTACAGCACTAAATTCCAGGCAATGTATCTGTTTGCCAAGAGCCTTCAAAACTTCTAGATAAGTGCTCTATTGAAACCAAATTGACGTATTTAATTTGCATCAACTCGACCGCCCATTGACTTGCCTGAGAGATTCGTATGAGAAAGTTTACCTCGATAGTTTTGCTAATTTTATTCAACTGGCTCTTCCACCAAACAGCTCTGGCGCAGAATGAAAAGACCGTTGTCGTGCCTTTGCCATCGGTCGATGATTTTAGTAAAGGTAACGATGGCTGGAGTTTTGGATTGGGTTTCGGCATTGAATATGAATCGGCCTACGAGGGGTCAGATGAGTTCGGCTTCGAAGTCCAGCCCGCTGGTGCTGTCCAATGGCGAAACGGAAATGATACTTTCTACTGGGCAGGTGAAGCCCTCGGCTGGCGGGGTCTTCGCTCTGACACATGGCTATTAGAAGCGGCCATCGCTTTTGACGAAGGTCGAGAAGAAGGTGATTCCGACGACGGTTACCTGAACGGGCTCGGAGATCAAGAAGAAGGTACCGAGATAGTACTGCAAGCCCGTCGAGCTTTGGATGACAACTGGCGCAACTGGCTTATTAGCCGAATTGTTACTGGTGACAATGGCAACCTTGGACTCTTCGGCATTGGGCACCGTTTCGGAGTGCAAAATGACGGAACGGGCTCAGACCTCTCTTTTGTCGTTGTGTTTCATGACAGCGAATACGCAAACAACGGCTTTGGCATTACCGCGGCGCAATCCATTGCCTCAGGATTAGATGAGACACAATTAAGTGGCGGGCTACGCTCTTTTGCCCTCGACTACACTTATCGTTATTACCTCAACAACAATTGGCAAATCTTTGGCGAGGCATTCTACGAACGCTTTAGTAGTGAAATTGAGAATAGCCCTATTGCTCGCAGCAATTTTGAAGCTGAAGTCAGTGTCGGATTTATTTATCTGTTTTAGTTTTATTAACATTCCGCCCTCCACACCGTGTGACGAGCTTGAGTTCCGTGGAATAAACACAAAAAAGCCGACGGTTAAGTCGGCTTTTTAAATATGGTACCAGAGGATGAACTCGATGGTCCGACATCTCGGCCGGCACACCGTGTGACGAATTTGAGTTCCGTGGAATAAACACAAAAAAGCCGACGGTTAAGTCGGCTTTTTAAATATGGTACCAGAGGACGGTATTACATATCCCCTAAATTTCAATATATTAGATTAACTCTGTAGCATTTTTGTATCAATTAAATCTGCTATAGTCCTCACCAGGAATATGTAGAGTAAGCAAAAACTAGGATTGCCCATTCTATTATTTTTATACTAATTGCTATGAGTTGACGAAGAACCATCGCAACACTATAGTGCTAGGAGATGGGGCTATGTACAAAAAGCAAACTAATAATAAGGAGAGTTACATTGAAGAAATTAGTATCTACATTAGCTTTACTATTCACCTTCTCCATTTTGGCAGGATGTGTTGCAACTAATAACACACCTGTAACGACTCGAAATTCTGAATTAACTCAGGGAAATGTCCAGATGAATCTTTCTGTTGGAAAAACAACAAAAGCGGACGTCCTCGAAAAATTTGGAGCTCCAAACATCACGACTAGGGACTCTGCAGGAAGAGAGGTATGGACATATCAAAGAGCTGCTCAAGTTTCTCAGTCAAGTTCGAGTTCAACTGGATGGACTATTATTTTTGTAAATGGTTCCAGTAAAGCAGCCGGTTTTGAATCATCATCAAGAATGATGACTTTGATTATTAAATTCGATGCTGAAGACAAAGTAACCGACTTTCGTAGCAGAACCTCTAACTTTTAAAATGGAATTAATATGAAAATCATTATAAATATTTGCGTAATTGCTTTAATGGTCAGCTTAACATCAGCTTGTAAAACTACGGGAATGACTTCTTCTCTTACTCCTTTAGAAATTCAGTCACTTCAAACAAGAGAGTATGAATCGACGAAAAAAATAGTTTTCCCTAGTGTGATTTCAGTCTTCCAAGATCTTGGATATACGATAGAAAATGCGGACATTGAAACAGGACTCATTAAATCAATGAGTGCGACTAAAAATAATGGCTTTCTTACTTTTATGACCGGAGCAACCGAAAACACACAAACAGTTGCGAACGCATTTATTGAAGAAATTGGAGGAATTGTCAGAGTTAGATTGACCTTTGTGACTCGCACTCGTAGCTCCTCTGCTTATGGAGCACAAGACCAAAGTGATCATCAAATTTTAGATGCAAAGCCATATCAAAATGCATTCGAAAGAATAGAAAATGCTATGTTCATACGTTCTGCTGATTAAGTAAACTATATTAATTAACATAAAAAAAGGGCTTCAATTGAAGCCCTTTTTTAGGTTAATTAGTTTTGAGACGAAGCAGAGGAAAGCACAATCGCTTCCCTCATAGTGAGATACTATCCACACATTGCTTGCTGCTCGTCATTTGCATCATAAGCCTCTGTTTCATCACCCTGCTCTAAAGCCGCAAACTCTCGCGCCATTTTTTTCAGTTCACATGTCGCGAAACGACGAAGTACCTGCTTCATTAAAGGTTGATAACCGATATCATTCATTTTCGCGATTAGTTTTAAGTCATCTAACAGAGTTTTTTGCATTCTAATCGAGATCATTTGAAGCTCAAGAGCTGCATCTATTTCTTTAGGGTCTGTATTTGAGACTCGTACATGCTCTTCACTTCTACCCAGCTCTCCATTATCCCACTGCTCAACGTTGTTGTAGATGTCTACTTCATTCATCTGGTTTTCTCCTGTTGTGAATAGGTGTCAATCTCCACCTTCACCACACAAATTATTTGTGTATTTTATATGCTTTAAGCAAATTTATTATATATTTCTATTTCTTTAGCGTTAGCTTCGTACGCAGACTTGATATGAATATCTCTGCCTACCGCTACAAAAACAATTTTAAGTTTTCTACCATAATCCGTATCGGCAATAAACCACTGAGAAGGAGGAATAGTTTTGTGCTCCTCTCTAATATCTTCGAGGAACCCTCTCTCTCTATTAGCGAAGCAATCATGAACTTCTTGAATGCTAACTTTATGTTTTGTCGAAAGTTTTCTCTCGACTTTATTACTAACCTTTAAAGCCAAGCATTTCCCTCTTCCTTAATTTTGTATATACATAGTATATACGTTGGGCACTTTAATTAACAACTTGAATTGTATATAAATCTTTCAGTTTCACCATATTTACTAGATATTGTGATGAATGTCATAAAAAAACCCTAAATAAGCGAAAATATGGTTATTTAAAACATTTTTTTATCTTTTTTCATATTAAAGTCGTTTATTTTCAGAGCCTTAGAACAAAATCTCTGCATAAAAATGTCAAAGGACACCTTTAAAGATTATCTATCTTTGATATTTCTATATCGACTTCACCAAAGAAAACTAAAGTAAAATCATAACTAATTCGTAATCGCCCAAAAGCCAAAGCCTCCTGGAGTCGGGTAAATAGCTTCATTAAAACTTGCAAGAGGAACTCTATCGTTAGCAGGAACAGAATTAAGGCTAACATAAATGACCGCGACACTCGCTGACGAGCTAGCTATCGGATTTGATCCAGTAATAGGATTCCCTTGCGACCAGACTCCGTTAATCGAAATCCAAATCTCATCTGCATCAAAGTCGATAGCATAGCCAATCACATCTCCTGTTGTATAAGAAGCTGATGGAAATAGTCCAACACCAGAGCCATTACTTGAAATAAATCCATTTGGACGATGTTGTAAATTACCTGAGGAAGATCCAACACCTTGTACTCTGATCCCCATTCCTAATGTATGCGAAGTGTCCGCTTCAAACAAAACTTCAATGTACCATTTTCCAGTACTTTTCGGGCTCAACGATTCAATAATAATATTGCTGGTCGATAAACCTTGATTGTCAGCCTCTGCTGTTCGATCATCATTTGTGAGGATAAGGTTAGAACCGCCATAAGAAGTTGCACTACATTTATTGGCATTGACTGGCTCAGTTGCAGGCTCTTGCTGAATAATATCACCCAAGATAGTACCCGCAGAGATAACATTCACGATACCTTCGGGATTGTAAACAGCCGCACTGGCTACGCTAACATCTCGATAATCAACCTCATTATCGACACCGTCGAGACTGGTATTGCCAAGCAGGGACTTATCTCCACACTTTGAAGTATTAGTTACAGTCAAAGTCTATCTATTAGACGACTTAAACCAAGTTATTCAAATTTATATATCAAAAAAATTAGTAATATTACTAAACACTTTTTTTGATCTATAAATCAAAAGCAAGCATCATTTACTCGTTTTCTTTTAAAAATATTTCCGCTATCATTCTAAAATATGAACCTAAGACTCTTCGGATGTATTTTAACTTGAAGGTGATATGATTCTTATATCTGTGAAATATGAGAGTCATCGGAGAAGATATTAATATGGATTTTTATCAAAAATTAAACGTCAATAAAATAAGAAGCAACAATGAAACCAAAAAACTTCATAAAACTTTGCTTTTCAATGTATTCTTCTGGGGTGGCCTAGCAATTGCTGCGATGGTTTCAATATTGATACTTTCTAATCAAGACCTAGCCTTTTGCTTCAATTCGGAGTGCTTTTCTTATTTCAAAAACATATTTAGCTTTCCTATTGAGAATCTATCTGCGACATTAATTATTGTCGGATTTTTAGCACTGTTAAATAAAAGCAATCAGACCTCTCATCAAATAGACATTTCGATAAATCAAAACATATTTAGAATTTCATCGACCATAAAGAGGAATTTTATAACACTCTAACAAGCCTAGAAAAAGACTATGATATTGAGTTTACAAACAAGACAATTCTATACAGAAGTATCTTTCCTGATAACAACACTCAAAATGTCGAATTTACGTCACAAGCTACCGAAGGTCATGCTCCAATTTTAAATTATATTGCAGATTTATTTAATACGGTGATTGACGACTATAATAATTATCATAAAAAACTTAAATTAAAACAAGAAATCAATACAGCGGACTTTATTAACTGGCTAGAATGTTTAGCTCTACTTTCAAAAACGCTTTTGATACAACCTAAGATCCCTCGAAAATTAAAACCAGAATTGCATAACATGCTACATCACGATCTTCACAAATATATTCCTCATAACATTTCCCAGTACTTATTTTCACTAGAGAATTCTCTTTGTGATATCATAAGATTCTGTTTTCCCTTGAAATCCGAAGAGTTTGTGATTAGACACCCTATTGCCTCGATTAAACTCGACAATTTATTCCCTGACTTCTAAACCACGGAATAAAGCTAGCCTCTGAAATAATTCCAAATATTAGAGCAAATCTGTTAAAGAAAGCTAGCTACTTCAACTGTTTCCCATTAAGCCACAAAACACTACAAACTACTAAGACACCGACAAGAACTATCAGATGTATTCCATAGCTGTCCATCAATATATCAAAGCTTTTCGTGCTAGGGTAAAGTTTCAAAGCACCTGTTAAAACTTTCATTTCTGGCTGGCACTACTGAACTACCTAACCATAAAAGATGGAATAGTGCTCATCCAATCTTTGTAATATCTCAAGATAACGCTCCTATTCGACAGATAACGAATCATTTAAAAGTTAAGTTATCTATTTTTCTTTCTGAGTACACAAAGTTGAAGTTCCAGCTGTCGAAGTAATATAAGTTACCGCGTTTGAAAAG from Pleionea litopenaei includes:
- a CDS encoding MipA/OmpV family protein, producing the protein MRKFTSIVLLILFNWLFHQTALAQNEKTVVVPLPSVDDFSKGNDGWSFGLGFGIEYESAYEGSDEFGFEVQPAGAVQWRNGNDTFYWAGEALGWRGLRSDTWLLEAAIAFDEGREEGDSDDGYLNGLGDQEEGTEIVLQARRALDDNWRNWLISRIVTGDNGNLGLFGIGHRFGVQNDGTGSDLSFVVVFHDSEYANNGFGITAAQSIASGLDETQLSGGLRSFALDYTYRYYLNNNWQIFGEAFYERFSSEIENSPIARSNFEAEVSVGFIYLF
- a CDS encoding GNAT family N-acetyltransferase, whose amino-acid sequence is MNIRASTLADAAELATLAERTFRATFASTNTPEDMDVHCRTNYGEKIQRQEISDPSRITLVVESQNQLIGYAQLRESTSPACIVATQPGEIHRLYIDQNFHGKGIAQTLMQECLNHLAEQGCDLVWLGVWEENPRAIKFYQKFDFEAVGKHTFVLGSDRQTDIVMRRFLTTPR
- a CDS encoding aspartyl/asparaginyl beta-hydroxylase domain-containing protein produces the protein MGITVLVIFVICGIYIQNRGKVKHESLLFKVRDHSNILGPINCLFYLFSSVKNTPFLNTQDFAQLKVLEDHWELIRDEALQLTSESRIKASDDLDDIGFNSFFKTGWKRFYIKWYGSDLKSAKQLCPKTVELLSTIPTVKGAMFAMLPPGACLVRHRDPYAGSLRYHLGLSTPNSEDCYIKVDGEKYFWKDGEAVMFDETYLHHAENNTDQNRIILFLDVKRPVSFFLIDWLNTFMSYTLLASTASKNMKGDKVGLLNKLFGGIYKVRLLGKKLKAFNVPLYYVVQYSLYLLLIYWIFLS
- a CDS encoding pirin family protein translates to MATQLKAKEHDIGGLIVKRLLPQKDQRMVGPFIFFDQMGPGEFLAGQGINVRPHPHIGLSTLTYLFEGSILHRDSLGNNLEIHPGDVNWMTAGKGIVHSERETFEVRANPHSISGLQCWIALPESLAELVPSFVHVKKHNLPTIIHENIMMRLIVGEAYGVSSPVKTYTPMFYLDIVAGEGSVIQQPNASQETALFIVSGKLKIDTQIFGPGDFVLLNEKDSLEQVECGRFIMLGGDRFDKTPYVFWNFVSFSKERIEQAKEDWKNGRFPKIPGDDKEFIELE